In the Augochlora pura isolate Apur16 chromosome 7, APUR_v2.2.1, whole genome shotgun sequence genome, ATCTATGGATCGATAGATCAGAAAGATCATTACTTGGACTTCGGCGTGGTGGGTTCAGCGGACTGGCCAGCGGAGGAGGAATCTCGATGGCTGGGCACCTGGGCTCTTCTTCTCTTCAAGGCCGCCAATAAATCCTGATTTGATCTGGAATTTGAACCGAAGGGGTCACATTCTGCCGTTCGTCGCGAATTACTGACGGGGTGTTAAAAGCAGGGAAACCTAACCCAGACCTGAAGGGTCTAATTCCACCGCGCACGATCTTGGACGCCTCCGTGGTCGTGGTGGGAGCGTCCTCTTGTTCTTGATTCTCCTCGAGTTCCTCGTCGGCTTCCTCTTCCGCTTCCGCCGGCTGTTCCACAGGCTTCGCCGTGGTCGCTTGGGTCTGACGAATCAGAAGTGCCACTCAATAATCGAGCTAACATTACGCGCGGTCGTCGCAAGGTAGCCCACTTACGGTAGTTGCTCCCTTTCTGCCAACGTTGACTCGCCCTCTCGAGGACAGCAGACCACCCAGTCGGCCGGAAGTCGACTTCGCCGGGGTTGACGGGGTCACAggtgccggcgcggcgccctCCTCTTCGTAGTCGTACTCGTCTTCTGATCTGGCTGCGACTATCAGGCAGCCGGTCGCCAGCAATCTGTCGAGCAAACGTTCGTTTGTCGTTTCCATTCGGTCACCCTGTACACCGCGCGAGGAATTTCGGCGCAGATTTTGGATCGCTCTGTAGACCGTGTTTGTTCCTAACGCGGCAAATAAATAACCGACCGACCGCGAAGATTTCGATAGTGAAAGGCAGCAGGCGCATGCAAACGATATTGCCTGCCAGCTAGGAAACGCTTTCCTCAGACGCCATCGACTGGGAACAGGAAGTCGTTTCTCGAGCAGGTCGCCACGTAACTGCCCAATCGAACAGCTGTTCGacgaaaaatatgtaaattcgAACTCCCTGTATGTCGACCACGattttactttgattttgCGCAGCGATTTGGTCGTCCTATAAGTCTAGGATGAGATTTGTCTTAAGATGTTCACTGTCGAGGTGCAATTAAACGTTTTGTATGCCCGACGGAGTAAATGGCACACGCAGTAAGTCGGACAAGATTATTTTAGTAGGTCTTAGGATCACCGACATACCCTGTACACAGACATAAATTCTATCTTATGTTCCTGGAAGAGACTCAACCGCCCTATTAGACGATACCTACGTTTTCCTACGGTGTTCTAACTTCGACTCCCGTAAATGTAACTTTTAATAGCCCAAGAAGCCAACTGAAATGCCCTGTACAATGCTAGTTCTACATTACATCGTTATTCAATCCTGTTTTAGTTATTAACTTAGTCGTCTCAGTGGTGAATATACGAATCCCGATCTAGCAATATGGAGCACCCTGTAGCCAGGTAAATGGGAAACACCCAGTATACCAAAGTAAAAGCTACTTTTACTCAACTATTACGGTTCGATGGTTCCGTGTTGGCAGTCGATATTTTTCTGGTATATTATCATTTCGGTCCGGATATTTGGAGCAGCCCTGTAGGCCCCGTTCCAAGAGGGAACCGCTGAAGCAACACCTCGGCCCGGGCAAATCGAATCGAAGATGGCGGAATCGGATGGAAGGGCAGCACCCACTCGACGAATGACCGAGTTCCCAGAAATCTGCCCGTCCCCGAAAAGGCGCGGGGCAACAGGACACCGAGGCGCGTGCCTCTCTCGGTTCGACGGCAACTTTCGCCCGCGAAAGGATCGCGAATAGAATACCGAGGACGAGTCCTGCGTCCTGCCGTCTGCATCTGCGCGTGCGCAACGAGAAACTCGTCGCGGAGTTGTTCAAACGTTCCTCTTCGATGGACTGACGATTCCTCGCGATCTGCAAATTCGATCGCAGAGGAAAAAAAGTTGGATCGCGTATTTCTTCTCTACTGTTTTtggcttttgaaaaatttgagaaGAAGGTGTGGGAAATAGCACGCTTCGGGAAAGAACTGCGTGGATGTTTCTAACACGAGACGATTTTGTGGAACGTCCAGAGTATAATAACATGTGATTTTAACGccgattaatttttctatcgttttcGGCTTTTGAGAAATTCTAGATGAAGGAgtgagggggagggagagggggacaGCGAACTTTGGATCACTCTTGTGACCGTATTGGAAGAGCTATGTACACGGATGTCTTTTACACAAGAAAATTCTATGGAGCCTCTAGGGTATGATAACAGGTGATTTAAACGCTgatctatttttctatcgagTCTGATGCTCAAGAAATTCGATCCCGCAGAAGAGGGCGTAGAGGAGACGAACGTTTCAGCGCCGAGACCATAAGCGCTACACGATGGTTCTCACATCGAACGATTCGGCGGCGTCCGTGGAACACAATAACAATCGTTTTCGCAAGCCCGCGTTCATTCGGGGTTCGGAATCGACGAAAATTAGCAAGCGTGACGCGGTGACACAACCGTGGCGCGGGGTGTTGCGTCAGTCGCGTGGCAGCGCAACAAAGGCGGGCGCGTGCAACAAAGAAAAACGGGAGACGTGTCAGTTTGACCGTGGATCGTTCGAACGTGGAAATGGTGGTGTTTCGAAACCGGAGCGCGGTAGTTTCGCTGGTGTGGGACCGTGGCTCGCGAAACTCGTCGATAAAACTCGATCGCCGTTCGAGAAAttcgaccgaccgaccgaccgaacgaacgaacgaacgaacgaacgagcggTTGGTGTTCCCTCGGTGTCGTTTTTTTCTCTGTCCCCCGACCCGTTCTTTTTCGCGGCGATATTTGTTAGCCGCGTCACGTATGCACGGGCTTGGAGACCGCTTGAGCTCGCGACACGTCCGTGGTAACGTATATCGGGCCGGCCGGCCAATCCCGATCCGGGAGTAGCTTGTTGCACGAGCCAACAGCCCAGAGAAAGTGAGTTTCGTACCGTGAATGTCACAGGTCAAAATCCAGCCGgtgcgacgcggcgcggcgtcgcagCCTGGCGGATCTATACAACGAGAAACGTGCACACACGCTGCACCGATCGTGCTCTCTCATGCCGCGAGAGCAGCGGCGTTAGGACACGCGATGCCCCGGGAAAATCTCGCGAGTTGCGCCACCGATCATCCTCCTCTTCTCGTCTGCCCCCGCTACTCCCCGAGAACCGAACGGCTCGTCCAAGGATTCCCGAAAACGCGCAGGCCGTTCGCAGCTCGGCGACAAATCCACCACGAAATCCCCTAAAACGCTCGTAGAAGCGTTTACGGAACCACGCGAACGATTTCACCGAACGGCACCGACgtaatcgatatttttcatcgGACTCGTTTTCTAATCGATTTCCTGGTTCGCGGAACAGACCTAGTCGCGGTTTGCATAACGCCTCTATCCGCATCCTGTTATTACAGTCGCCGGACCTGCCCGGTTCTGGTGTCCTGGTCCTTTGTTTTCTGCCGCCGTCGATGTGAAACTGTCGCCGTGCACACCGGACACACGTCGCTCGCCCTCGTTCGACTCGGTAACGTTAGATAAATAACACCTTTCGATCGCGTCCAAGGAGCCTGGCCTTGGTCACCGAACGCGCGGCACACGGTGGGCGAGTGCCGTACCCGTGtatcgccgcggcgacgcgttGAATTTGATAGCGCGCGCCTGAAAGTAAACGCTCACGGCGGTTGTTGCACTCGATTCTACACAATTCTCCTGCAAACCGCGATATCCAAGCTCTACAGTCCAGTGGAGACGCTCCTTAACGATTACCAGCTCTTAATTAATGCTCTATGGTGCAAAGTCTATGCTCGCCGTCGTGAGATACCGGCGCTTCGGTAGCCtttttgtaaatgtaaaaGTCTCCGAGTGAAAACACGGCTACGGGTGCACTGGCAAATCTGCTTCAATGCGGATGCAATCGCTGGATAAAATTGCTGCAGttaatacgaaaaatatagagTCGACCTCTTAAGAGCAACCGTTGGTAGAAGATCGAGTTAACTACCCTCCTTAAGGGCTCTCGAGTTGGTTCTAGGCTTAAGAACAACCCCCGGGAATCAGAACCCACTTTAAAGGATACTCTCAAGTGGAAAAACAGATTGATAACTAGTACCGCGATCTACCCTGTAGTATCCTAATCAGGATCTTCCATCCATACTGTCTTCCAACGTGGGAGCCACGTCGAGACTTATCATAATGTATTCTAACCCAGACCTTCTCCCGATAATAGCACAGCCTAAAAAACTTGACTACTACCATCAATACTACCAAGTTTCATTGCGGACTATCTTACACCAGTCGTTCCCTCCGTAAGTACCCCGAGTGTACAAATCGCCTAACAGCTTCCATTTCAAACTACGTCCAATTCTGTTTTCACATAGCAAATACCTTCCACAGAAACccgtgtaaaaaaaaataccccGGAAAAATATACCGGGCAAAAATACACCGTGTAAGCGATACCGTGAAAAAAATAGTACGTAAAAACGACACAGTGTACatgcataaaaaaaatagagaattgGTTATTGTTTACACACTTCGGACTGGTTGTCATTTTATACTCCGGAAAGTGTTATATACTTCTCGATTAATCACTATACAGCGGATCCTCGTGCAATATCAAAATTTCGTTCGGCAGTTATACCAAACTACAGCTGAATAAAGATGTATCCTTTCCATTAACAGTAttaatcaattgaaaataatgggAGAGTGTTTATAGATCcttccaatatttttactattctgtaattctttaattaattgctgcAACGAATGCAATTATAGCGCCAATAGCAAGCCTTTCGTCGCTCTAATGTTTGTTGACAAGAGTTTGTACGCACACATGCATTGGCCTAAATATGGCTAGAAAGTTATAGTTAATAGAAATCGTTCTCCTCGAACTTTAAATCGATTAACTTCCTTAACAGCATTAAATCGAATGTAAACGtgtaaaaaggaaaacgaatttatttctctagACCGTGTGAGAACAGAACTGGGTGTACACGAATGCCTGACCATCCCCCCCTAAGAGTCCGAGCATGGAGACAGCCGGATGTCTCCGATTTCGAAGGATTTAATTTCCCGGGACCGAGTATTTCCCATGAAATACTCAAATTCTTAACCTCCCTCTCTATGAACCCGATATTTGGGAGGCCGAAGTCTGGTCTGGATCACTCGCGAACGCGAACCCCGTCGGCGAATCGTCGGGCCCGCGATAGATCTCTTTGCTTGGTACTCACGCGAGTAGTGCGAGCTTCATGCTGTGTAGATTATGGTAGCCGGCTGTTGCTGGGGACGACGACAGCGGTCTCGGTACGTTGTCCCGGTGTCGTCGAGGGCTACGAGACGGTACGGAGAGACCGttgaaacgacgacgacgacgactggGTTGTTGGCACGGCCGCGACACCTCGAGGAATGGGTATATCGTTGGAAGTGGTAGAGGGAACCGCAAACCCAGCCAAGCACACCAACTGCAATCGCGGAGGCTGTGTACTTTGGAGTGCCGCGGCGGGTTTCCCCTTCCCTCTATATATATTGGCACTCTCACTCAGCCGGACAACCACCCGTTTGCCGTCCCGTGGAGAAGCCCATCCACCTATCGTGCGTGTGTGACTTTGATATATCCGGCGAGCAACACCACCGTCTGGCCGTTTCTCGCGGCCATGGAATTCCGAATCTTCTCCTTCGAAGCCTCCCTCGGCGACGCCGCCGTGCCGCCTCCGGCCTCTCCTGTCGCTCCGAGCCGGAATGACACTGGAATTCCACGCAAACCGACACTCACCGATAGCGGATTCCAGATGCGATTTTTTCCGAGGATTTTCTCTCGCGTCCCATCGCTCCGGCCATCTCCGGGCAGCCGGAGGTCGCCGGGAGACCCGGCTCCGTCGCATTTTTCTACCATCTTCGCTTGGAAAACGCTGGAAAAGgaattttctcttttgttgCTCGATTTCTATACGCCTTCCGTTGCTAGGCGACATTTTacgttgtttatttattgcacCGAGCAAGCTGGTAAACGTAGCGCATACGTCGGTTTCCGATAGTCCTCTTTTTTCTCGCAGCACTCGTGACGCATAGTGATcgttacatttatttccttgttattattataatttcgttaagATTATTAATACTAGCTTTatgtatagtttatttattattcactttgGTTAGATTcgttaattcttttaaatactatttttagtttctcttttttaatatttttctcaatttcagACTTTTAGAATAATTACTGATTCCtacatatacgtatgtataaatatatacacattAGTAACCACATTTTGATTTCAGTCCACAATTTTGTCACTTGTCCATACTATGCAGCGGCTCGAACCCATCACTAGTATCATTAAAGCCAAATGAATATCGAGATTTTATTCATAGTGCTCATACAGAATCAATGGGACATTAGTTATGCTATTCTTAACACCTTCGACAGTGCGTATATCATAATACTCTAATATCCTTTAGGATACATTAAACCCTACACTAGTCAATATTACAAAGACCAACCTATACCACATGTTCGAAGTTCTCGCAAACAAATGAGTACATGTCTGAACGCAATGGAAGCATTATTTCTCATATTATCACGATCTTGTTCGAGGcacattatatttatcactACCTACCATTCAAACTGCAACTTAGACCAGTGGTTCTCCAGCTTGTTTCCCCCGTGCCATTCATTAAGTATGTTATTAAGAGCAAAGCCGTTTATACAAGGTATAACGAAagtcaaattataaaatctaacGATATGTTAGATATCAATTAGGATATGTAAAATCAGCATGCCTATGTTaggttcaatttttaaacctAGCTCAAGATTTACTATTGCTTTGCATCTGTTCATTATTGCTATCATTGCATGTTTCACATAAATACGTAGACATGAATGGAAAgcaaagatttatatttatatttttatataataaatgtataatttatttgtcgcCGTAcaatatagaaagaaatattttaaaatatattacggAAGAActaattgcattattataatgatttttaaataaatttggttCAGCCGGTACTGTTGTATGCATCAACCATTTACCTGACACCTAcgtagaaaaatgaattcacTTTTCGTGACTTGTCTTGTATTTTTCCGCCCTTCGTACCCATTGCTACTCACCTCTAAAAGCCCACTTGAACCGGGTCCATAAGTATAGCCGAGGTCCCAGCTAAAGCCTACGATATTCCCGCGTATTCCCATATCGCCCAGGAAAACAGGGTGGCTCGGGGGACAGCGTGGGTGTCCGGTTTGGCCGCGGAGAGCGATCGAGGGATTTGGTCCGGTCCGCCGAAACGAAACCGAGAGCCGGAGCTTTGGACGTGTTTTATAGTTAGATCGAGCGTCACCGGTGAAAGTAAACGACACGGAGGCCTGGTATATCGCGGCCGTAGCCAGGAATGCCGGAGGAGACACCCTGCTGTCCCGCGATGCCCTATCCTTCTTCTCGCCGGGTCCTTCGGGAAAATTGTCGACAAGGCGACATCGCGTCCGGCTCGAGAACCGCTATTGTTCGACGCGATGAAACCAATTCTAGACGGGTCGTGATGTCGGCCCGCGACGTCACGTCGCGCATCCAGAGACATTCAGGATCTTCCGTGTGTAAATGTCAAGAGGTATTGCGGCAAGTGCGATTACAAGCACGGTTTCTCGGATCGCTCGCTGCCAGCATAGATCCTCGGGCATCTTGCTCTTTCGATACTTGCTGTTCCAAGAAATCGCCGCATCATCGGATCGACAATAGAATTTCTTAAACTGTTGCCTTGGTTTCGGACCATTTTTTGTACGCAAccgtttttaatattcatcttGTCGCCAGACTTTtggtgaataatttttaatatgttcgACCAGGATGCTTGGATCGTACAAGGATATAGCGCGGAGATCACGAGTCCAAGATCTCTGTTCAAGGACCGATCGATGCGAGACCAGAACCGTCGGCGAAACTGGTGTTGCCACCTCTCGGCATCGTCCAGCAGCGACCAAGATGGTCCTGCACACTGTCTTCTTACCTTATGAACAAGAATGAACAACAATTGAGAGCTAAGGATGAAAGTATTGCATTTTTTTGGCACATGTACACTATATACGTCAAGTTGATATCATTTTTGTCGGAAACCAGAGAAGAATGATCGCATTTCTTATCGCATAATTTCTATGATAGAGATGCCAGTAACTTTGAACAATTTGTAAGTGTAGTTGAAACTTGGACAAATGAATTTGAAAAGTTTCATAAATGTACCACTTTCTTTTTCAGTTTATTCGAGGAAAATTGTCAAAGTGTAAACTTGGGATAGATACGAAAAAAAGAGCTGTTCTGAGGGTCCAATACATGCAGCATTAAATGTCTAGCGATTTAAACATATTTGtgttaatattctaataaaatgtggcattctaaaaattttctataaatctgTAAAATTTTGAGTGTCTGTTCCCGCCATGACTCGATTTGATCTGCTTTAAGTGActaatacttataatattgtagatCAATCAGTATACAAATTTTCAGTCGAATATATCTCGATGATGCCATAACACCTGATCACTTCGAATGCCAAATGTGATCCTTCACGACCCTCTCCTCCGTATTAGGATATTACTCGTAGCTTTGTACATGAAGCGATGCATAAATAACGCTAAATATTGTGATGATATCACAGCACTTGATCATTTTGAATGATTGATGTGACTCGACCCGATCCAACCGGACCCATTCTGCAAGACTAGTCCCCTAACTTCGCCTATCAAGGACGtagaaatcttttaaatccAATATACAACCGATACCATTGTACCTGACCATTTTGAATGCTGAATTGACCCGACCTGGCCCGCTCTAAAAAACCAATCCACATAACTTTGCATATCAGGCGacgtaaaaatgtttcaaattcaATATCCCACTAATACCATTACACACGACTATTTCGAATGGTCGATGtgacccgacccgacccgacccgtCGCAAGTGTCAAGCAACCCTATCTCCGATTCCTTCTCTACCACAAGACGTCCACGTTAAAAATCTCGTTGTATCGCGACAGAGGATTGAAATGGGCCTCCGAGAGGTCCCGAATCGGTCCGACAGGCCCCGATCTCGCCGATACACCCGCCCACAGAAGTGGCAGAGGTTCAGCAGAGCCGCGTGCACCGATCAGTAGCGCCATCCAGCTCCACGATCTCCGGCGAGGAACTAACGGAGCCGCGGAGTCTGTCTGTCACTTGTTGCATCGCCGTCGTCGGCCTGACGTTTCGCTCGTCTCGGCTCCAGGCCCGGCGCGTGTGCTGCTCGCACCGGTCCGCGTTCTTCCGGTTTCCTTGCtctcgcgtctctctctctctctctctctctctctatctatctctctctctctctctctctctatctatctctccttACGGTCGCTCTCTCGCGAGACGAACGCCGATAGTGAAACGGTGTTCACGTGAATCCAGTTCCTTTTTATCTTGGCATACAGTGTGTGGTTTTGTGGGTGTATTGTTCCATCGAGTCTGCAGACGAGTCCTACGAGGTCCAGCGGCGTCTTTGACGGTACTACGCTTATCATGGTGAGTAATTTAATGGAGACAGATTCGGAGTCGTTCCCTCGCCGA is a window encoding:
- the LOC144473283 gene encoding uncharacterized protein LOC144473283 isoform X2; translated protein: MKLALLALLATGCLIVAARSEDEYDYEEEGAAPAPVTPSTPAKSTSGRLGGLLSSRGRVNVGRKGATTTQATTAKPVEQPAEAEEEADEELEENQEQEDAPTTTTEASKIVRGGIRPFRSNQDLLAALKRRRAQVPSHRDSSSAGQSAEPTTPKSKASTSSRAKSTATTDSKSSSRGRFGGTRGKPVQEEVEETQREEVQVKAKPYRRG
- the LOC144473283 gene encoding uncharacterized protein LOC144473283 isoform X1 — protein: MKLALLALLATGCLIVAARSEDEYDYEEEGAAPAPVTPSTPAKSTSGRLGGLLSSRGRVNVGRKGATTTQATTAKPVEQPAEAEEEADEELEENQEQEDAPTTTTEASKIVRGGIRPFRSGSNQDLLAALKRRRAQVPSHRDSSSAGQSAEPTTPKSKASTSSRAKSTATTDSKSSSRGRFGGTRGKPVQEEVEETQREEVQVKAKPYRRG